Proteins found in one Pelmatolapia mariae isolate MD_Pm_ZW linkage group LG7, Pm_UMD_F_2, whole genome shotgun sequence genomic segment:
- the ufc1 gene encoding ubiquitin-fold modifier-conjugating enzyme 1, translated as MADEATRKAVSQIPLLKTHAGPRDRALWPQRLKEEYQALIRFVEQNKAADNDWFRLESNADGTRWTGTCWYIHELLRYEFRLEFDIPVTYPDTAPEVAVPELDGKTAKMYRGGKICLTEHFAPLWARNAPRFGLAHLMALGLGPWLAVEIPDLISKGIVVHKEGQAEPAAE; from the coding sequence ATGGCGGACGAGGCCACGCGCAAAGCCGTGTCGCAGATCCCGCTGCTGAAGACGCACGCGGGGCCGCGAGACCGCGCGCTGTGGCCGCAGCGGCTGAAGGAGGAGTACCAGGCGCTGATCCGCTTCGTGGAGCAGAACAAGGCGGCCGACAACGACTGGTTCCGCCTCGAATCCAACGCCGACGGCACGCGCTGGACTGGCACGTGCTGGTACATCCACGAGCTCCTGCGCTACGAGTTCCGGCTAGAGTTCGATATCCCTGTGACGTACCCGGACACCGCGCCCGAGGTGGCGGTTCCGGAGCTGGACGGGAAGACCGCCAAAATGTACCGCGGCGGGAAAATCTGCCTCACCGAACACTTCGCGCCGCTCTGGGCTCGGAACGCGCCGCGGTTCGGGCTCGCGCACCTCATGGCGCTCGGACTCGGACCGTGGCTCGCCGTGGAGATTCCGGACCTTATCAGCAAGGGCATCGTAGTCCACAAGGAGGGGCAGGCCGAACCGGCGGCGGAGTGA
- the ythdc1 gene encoding YTH domain-containing protein 1 isoform X1, translating into MAADRREDKDGELNVLEDLLTEAPDQDDELYNPETERDISDKKGTKRKSERSDSQDIKRLRSSSGHGTSRSSSSNKRAPGPSLSSSKKATSPRGRHSTTYRHEYYDERKGRRGAREVTRSRGGEDARRRESQRGLEGLSQKLRRDERRASPSPHVEENQSEDETGAEYGSEQASGSSSPAASHVEEEEEDDQEEEEEEEEEGMEEEEEEEEEEEEGEKEEEDEEEEEEYDRRGGEGNDYDTRSEAGDSRSASSVSFSDDGESAHSGSASEASGSEKKREKLSSSVRAVRKGMENPTSKLRYILRDARFFLIKSNNHENVSLAKAKGVWSTLPVNEKKLNAAFRSARSVVLIFSVRESGKFQGFARLASESHHGGSPIHWVLPAGMNAKMLGGVFKIDWLCRRELPFIKTAHLSNPWNEHKPVKIGRDGQEIQPDIGAQLCALFPLDESVDIHQVARRIRHKRRTPSEPRPRGRPPQREPGRRRPEEYDLHGRKRPRPDGPPDFSQRAGFIQDLRSQPVDRRFSGVRRDVFLNGSYNEYMRDYHHSVGPPAPWQTLAGYPGVEQPPPHHPPYYHHSHPPPPPHQAYHHHHHPPLPPHEAPPPRFRDKQRAPQHRAFTSSPHDYDMRVDDFLRRTQAVVSSRRERERQRERERGGPRRDRERERVRDRDRERERDKERGRYRR; encoded by the exons ATGGCGGCCGACCGGCGCGAGGACAAAG ATGGAGAGCTGAACGTTCTGGAAGATTTACTGACTGAAGCTCCTGATCAAGATGACGAGCTGTACAACCCCGAGACAGAGCGTGACATCAGCGACAAGAAAG GTACGAAGAGGAAGAGCGAGCGTTCTGACAGCCAGGATATAAAGAGGCTCCGCTCCTCGTCAGGCCACGGTACTTCTAGGTCATCATCCTCCAATAAGAGAGCTCCAGGGCCATCTCTGTCCTCCTCTAAAAAGGCAACGAGCCCTCGCGGCCGGCACTCCACCACTTACCGTCATGAGTATTATGATGAACGAAAGGGGAGACGTGGGGCCCGAGAGGTGACCAGGAGCCGTGGAGGAGAGGACGCAAGACGGCGAGAGTCCCAGAGAGGCCTGGAGGGTCTGAGTCAG AAGTTACGCCGTGATGAGCGGCGAGCAAGTCCCTCCCCCCATGTGGAGGAGAACCAATCAGAGGACGAGACAGGAGCAGAATACGGCTCAGAACAGGCATCGGGCAGCTCCTCCCCCGCAGCTTCCCAcgtagaggaggaagaggaagatgaccaggaggaagaggaggaagaggaggaagaaggtatggaggaagaagaagaggaggaggaggaggaagaggaaggagagaaggaggaggaggatgaggaggaagaagaagagtaCGACCGTCGTGGTGGTGAGGGCAATGACTATGACACACGTAGCGAGGCTGGTGATTCACGCTCCGCCTCCTCTGTCAGCTTCTCTGATGATGGCGAGTCAGCACACTCAGGCTCCGCCTCCGAGGCCTCAG gttcaGAAAAGAAGCGGGAGAAGCTGTCATCGTCGGTCCGTGCAGTTCGTAAAGGCATGGAGA ATCCAACAAGCAAGCTGCGTTATATCCTGAGAGATGCCCGATTTTTCCTCATTAAGAGCAACAACCACGAGAATGTGTCGCTGGCCAAAGCTAAG GGTGTTTGGTCGACACTGCCGGTGAACGAGAAGAAGCTCAATGCTGCCTTCCGCTCAGCTAGGAGCGTCGTTCTCATCTTCTCTGTGAGGGAAAGTGGAAAATTCCAAG GTTTCGCTCGTTTGGCGTCAGAGTCTCATCATGGTGGCTCTCCGATCCACTGGGTGCTCCCTGCTGGAATGAATGCCAAGATGCTGGGAGGAGTCTTTAAGATTGACTGGCTCTGCAG GAGGGAGCTTCCTTTCATTAAGACCGCCCACCTCTCCAACCCCTGGAACGAACACAAGCCGGTGAAAATTGGACGTGACGGCCAG GAGATCCAGCCGGACATTGGTGCTCAGCTCTGTGCCCTGTTTCCTTTGGATGAGAGTGTGGACATTCACCAGGTGGCTCGCCGCATTCGTCACAAACGTCGCACACCATCGGAGCCGCGGCCTCGGGGCCGACCACCACAACGTGAACCGGGAAG GCGTCGACCCGAAGAGTATGACCTCCACGGCAGGAAGCGACCGCGACCTGACGGTCCACCAGACTTCAGCCAGCGAGCAG GGTTCATCCAGGACCTGAGGAGCCAGCCAGTGGACAG GCGATTTTCTGGCGTAAGACGAGACGTGTTTCTTAATGGG TCCTATAACGAGTATATGAGGGATTACCACCACAGTGTCGGCCCCCCAGCGCCCTGGCAGACTCTG GCGGGCTATCCCGGCGTGGAGCAGCCACCCCCACACCATCCACCCTACTACCACCACAGCCACCCACCGCCTCCCCCTCACCAGGCCTaccaccatcatcaccaccCACCCCTGCCACCACACGAGGCCCCGCCCCCTCGCTTCAGAGATAAGCAACGAGCACCGCAGCACCGCGCCTTCACGTCCAGCCCA CACGACTACGACATGCGAGTGGACGACTTCCTGCGGCGGACGCAGGCAGTGGTGAGCAGCCGGCGGGAGCGAGAGCGTCAGCGTGAGCGTGAGCGTGGTGGCCCGCGCCGTGACAGAGAGCGAGAGCGAGTGAGGgatagagacagagaaagagagagggacaaGGAGAGGGGGCGGTACCGCAGGTGA
- the ythdc1 gene encoding YTH domain-containing protein 1 isoform X2, whose amino-acid sequence MAADRREDKDGELNVLEDLLTEAPDQDDELYNPETERDISDKKGTKRKSERSDSQDIKRLRSSSGHGTSRSSSSNKRAPGPSLSSSKKATSPRGRHSTTYRHEYYDERKGRRGAREVTRSRGGEDARRRESQRGLEGLSQLRRDERRASPSPHVEENQSEDETGAEYGSEQASGSSSPAASHVEEEEEDDQEEEEEEEEEGMEEEEEEEEEEEEGEKEEEDEEEEEEYDRRGGEGNDYDTRSEAGDSRSASSVSFSDDGESAHSGSASEASGSEKKREKLSSSVRAVRKGMENPTSKLRYILRDARFFLIKSNNHENVSLAKAKGVWSTLPVNEKKLNAAFRSARSVVLIFSVRESGKFQGFARLASESHHGGSPIHWVLPAGMNAKMLGGVFKIDWLCRRELPFIKTAHLSNPWNEHKPVKIGRDGQEIQPDIGAQLCALFPLDESVDIHQVARRIRHKRRTPSEPRPRGRPPQREPGRRRPEEYDLHGRKRPRPDGPPDFSQRAGFIQDLRSQPVDRRFSGVRRDVFLNGSYNEYMRDYHHSVGPPAPWQTLAGYPGVEQPPPHHPPYYHHSHPPPPPHQAYHHHHHPPLPPHEAPPPRFRDKQRAPQHRAFTSSPHDYDMRVDDFLRRTQAVVSSRRERERQRERERGGPRRDRERERVRDRDRERERDKERGRYRR is encoded by the exons ATGGCGGCCGACCGGCGCGAGGACAAAG ATGGAGAGCTGAACGTTCTGGAAGATTTACTGACTGAAGCTCCTGATCAAGATGACGAGCTGTACAACCCCGAGACAGAGCGTGACATCAGCGACAAGAAAG GTACGAAGAGGAAGAGCGAGCGTTCTGACAGCCAGGATATAAAGAGGCTCCGCTCCTCGTCAGGCCACGGTACTTCTAGGTCATCATCCTCCAATAAGAGAGCTCCAGGGCCATCTCTGTCCTCCTCTAAAAAGGCAACGAGCCCTCGCGGCCGGCACTCCACCACTTACCGTCATGAGTATTATGATGAACGAAAGGGGAGACGTGGGGCCCGAGAGGTGACCAGGAGCCGTGGAGGAGAGGACGCAAGACGGCGAGAGTCCCAGAGAGGCCTGGAGGGTCTGAGTCAG TTACGCCGTGATGAGCGGCGAGCAAGTCCCTCCCCCCATGTGGAGGAGAACCAATCAGAGGACGAGACAGGAGCAGAATACGGCTCAGAACAGGCATCGGGCAGCTCCTCCCCCGCAGCTTCCCAcgtagaggaggaagaggaagatgaccaggaggaagaggaggaagaggaggaagaaggtatggaggaagaagaagaggaggaggaggaggaagaggaaggagagaaggaggaggaggatgaggaggaagaagaagagtaCGACCGTCGTGGTGGTGAGGGCAATGACTATGACACACGTAGCGAGGCTGGTGATTCACGCTCCGCCTCCTCTGTCAGCTTCTCTGATGATGGCGAGTCAGCACACTCAGGCTCCGCCTCCGAGGCCTCAG gttcaGAAAAGAAGCGGGAGAAGCTGTCATCGTCGGTCCGTGCAGTTCGTAAAGGCATGGAGA ATCCAACAAGCAAGCTGCGTTATATCCTGAGAGATGCCCGATTTTTCCTCATTAAGAGCAACAACCACGAGAATGTGTCGCTGGCCAAAGCTAAG GGTGTTTGGTCGACACTGCCGGTGAACGAGAAGAAGCTCAATGCTGCCTTCCGCTCAGCTAGGAGCGTCGTTCTCATCTTCTCTGTGAGGGAAAGTGGAAAATTCCAAG GTTTCGCTCGTTTGGCGTCAGAGTCTCATCATGGTGGCTCTCCGATCCACTGGGTGCTCCCTGCTGGAATGAATGCCAAGATGCTGGGAGGAGTCTTTAAGATTGACTGGCTCTGCAG GAGGGAGCTTCCTTTCATTAAGACCGCCCACCTCTCCAACCCCTGGAACGAACACAAGCCGGTGAAAATTGGACGTGACGGCCAG GAGATCCAGCCGGACATTGGTGCTCAGCTCTGTGCCCTGTTTCCTTTGGATGAGAGTGTGGACATTCACCAGGTGGCTCGCCGCATTCGTCACAAACGTCGCACACCATCGGAGCCGCGGCCTCGGGGCCGACCACCACAACGTGAACCGGGAAG GCGTCGACCCGAAGAGTATGACCTCCACGGCAGGAAGCGACCGCGACCTGACGGTCCACCAGACTTCAGCCAGCGAGCAG GGTTCATCCAGGACCTGAGGAGCCAGCCAGTGGACAG GCGATTTTCTGGCGTAAGACGAGACGTGTTTCTTAATGGG TCCTATAACGAGTATATGAGGGATTACCACCACAGTGTCGGCCCCCCAGCGCCCTGGCAGACTCTG GCGGGCTATCCCGGCGTGGAGCAGCCACCCCCACACCATCCACCCTACTACCACCACAGCCACCCACCGCCTCCCCCTCACCAGGCCTaccaccatcatcaccaccCACCCCTGCCACCACACGAGGCCCCGCCCCCTCGCTTCAGAGATAAGCAACGAGCACCGCAGCACCGCGCCTTCACGTCCAGCCCA CACGACTACGACATGCGAGTGGACGACTTCCTGCGGCGGACGCAGGCAGTGGTGAGCAGCCGGCGGGAGCGAGAGCGTCAGCGTGAGCGTGAGCGTGGTGGCCCGCGCCGTGACAGAGAGCGAGAGCGAGTGAGGgatagagacagagaaagagagagggacaaGGAGAGGGGGCGGTACCGCAGGTGA